In Lolium rigidum isolate FL_2022 chromosome 3, APGP_CSIRO_Lrig_0.1, whole genome shotgun sequence, the genomic window TGATTTTAGCAGCAATTCACCAGGTGCACACCAAATCGTACTGTATGATATGTAAAAAACGGGCTCTGGGAAGGGGTACAAGCACCTCCTGGATAATAATCCCTGCGGCTCCTTCTATCAGGTTGGATAAAATGAAAAACTAGTATACACGTAGCAACAAAGGGGGGAAAATTAAAGGATAACCGGGCATAAAATCTGTGGACCTGTTAAAGCACAACAGGTAAGCTACTCTCACCAATGAACCGGCTGTGCAACAAGGAAACAGTCTTACAGATAAATAGCAAATCTGTAAAAATAAAGGAAACGTCAGCAaagcaaagaaaaaaagagaagagggaaatGCTGCAATACTTGTGCATTTAATCAGTTGGGTAACAAGGACACATGCTGTCGGTGCTTGCATTGCATCAGGCCAACTATTGAGAGAACTGATAGCTCTAACAACCCCCTGTACAGAGAGGCAAATATCAGCAAACTTTATATTAGTTGCTCTAGTACTTGAAGCCATGGCATTTGAGCATGTCAAACCATATACAGAATTTTACGTGTATTGTAAACCATCTTTTAACTTTAACGTAAAATGCTAGAAATAAGCGCTAGCACACACTGAGATTTGGTACTTTTTTATACCATGAATAGACAAGGAAATGATGCCTTCTAAAAATAAATAAGATACACAAGAAAATGATACGATGCCCTTGAAAAAAAAATGATACAAACCAGCTAATATGTTCATATTATAGCAACATAGATTTGGTACTTTTTTACGTGTATTGTAACCTCCCTGAGATTTGGTACTTTTTTACGTGTATTGTAACCTCCCTGAGAGAacgccgcgcctccgccgccgctgccttgcTAGCTCTGCCCGCCATTTTATATACAACATATTTCAGAATTTTCATACTGTAAATGTTCAGACATGTAATGAAAACCAACAAAACACTCCAATTTTAAAACTGCCCATGTACGAAACGCATCATAGAACGGATACATTTTCATGtttgctagatggctgtcctaaaTTACCATACAGTTCAGTGAAATTTGTAGATGAACCAAACAATTCAAACATTAACCAGTGGGTGTAAACAAGATGCAAACTACAAAACTACAGGTATTTAAAAACTTACATCGATCCCTTAAAAACAGAAATATTGCATATTTGTCTGTAAAGTTGAAGTGCAGTTTCCTTTTAGTGGCCAAATCAACTCTTAAAAGTTGAACACTTCTACATCAAACTCAAACATGATTAGACATTGTGTTTGCCCGATATGCTAGTGATTCTGAAATATCTCATTTCACCATGTTCCAAATTCCAATATATGCAACCTCGGCAACTGGGACCCTAATTAATTCAATAATATGCTGCCAGGTTCATGAGATGTACATGCCAAATTGTGCTCAACATCCTAACAGAGCACTACCAATTTATTCATGTTTATCTTACACTTTGATACAAGTCAGAAACATGACACTGTACTATATATCTAGTTGTGCCTAACAATACAGATAAGAGTCCTACGTGAGGAGCCAGGGATGAATAGAGTTGATAAACCAATCCAATCGTTCATTGCCATATCAATAAATGGATAATAAATTCCCCATATATGTATGGACTTACTTGACCGTAAGCAATATAGCACTAAGTACAAAAATACTAACAAATCTCTGTGTCTAAGATTATTCTTTCATATTAAGATAATAGTGTACCTATAGGATGGTATACACATGACAGATACTTAACAAAATAAATGGTGAATCTCTAAATTCATCAACAAGCCCGTACTAACTCATTCTGCGCATCTTTACACAGTTTCGAATTCGTACAAGTGACAGTAGGCATCTGGAATGAAACATTGCTAATTAACAAGTTCAGCTTTGATTTGACGAACACATATTGACTCAACTTTAATTCTAGAAGAACCGTGCAAGAGGGCTACAATGGAAAATATGAAGTCACTTACCCGGAATGGGCAAACGGACGCTATAGATTTCTTCCAAACATCAATGTCGGGAAAGGTAATACTAACGGAGACAGGCTTCCGCTCAAAAGGAACCTCACTTCGTGCTCCTGGATTTTCCTCGAGTTGTAATTCGGGGCCACGCCGATCATGAACCACAAAATCACTAGTGATCAGTAATAACAGCTGATAAATTTTAGGCTACGAGGATTAACTAAACCCTAGAATACCAAAAATAAGATGATCCAACAGCCAAGGGACATACATGAACAATGTATCAAAACGCCTCGCGGCGGCCGGAGGTGGGGAACAGGAAGAAGAGTGTGCAGCCGAGCAGCGCGGCCGCAAGCTCCTGGCCCAAGAGCATGAAGCTCGCATCCTGCGCCCCATGAGGCGGAGCCCGAGCGCGGCGGTGCGCGGTGGCGTAGTGGTCCTCGAGCAGCgcatggaggtggtggaggaggtggtggaggaggcggtggagcacGTGGTCCTCCAGCAACCGCTCGAGCATCGGTCGGCCGCGAAGGTCGCCTTCTCCCTctacctgccgccgccgccccgctcgGGGAGAAGCTAGGGTTCGGCGAAGAGGGCGCGGCCGCCGCTGCGTGTCCATCGCGAGGCCGTGGTAGGGGAAGTGGGCATGGCGTGCTCCGTCCCCGCGTGGCTTGCTCATTGCGTGGCGGTTGCGGCCAGTATTTGCCGGCACGGCGACGGCAggcgcgcagcggcggcggcggcatcgcagGCGCAAGAGGAGAAGGAAATGGTGGTCGCGTGCGTGAAGGGCAGAGAaataagagaaagagaaagaggttGGGCTGACCAGCTGGGCCTATTGGGCCTGCTCGGTTGGACCAAATACCTCTCCGTACGAAGATGAGTAATTGGACCCCTAAATAAATACACGGAATTGAgaatttttttgttaaaatttgtGCACCTAGTTGTAGCTTATAGTTTACAAAAACATTGACTATGTTTTGACGTGCGATAAGTACTGTTAACCAAAAATTGAGTCTCTGGGTTTTTATTTTTAGAGCAACAATTGGAAATAGCAAAAACCAATAAAAAAACAAAACGAGTTGTAGGAATCGAATCGAACTTGTCAAAAAACAGCAGCAAAAAAATCGAACTTGTCAATTTTCCTAAGTGCAAGAAGCATCGATTGGGAAAACAACAACATATATATATTTATTATAAAATCAATCATACTttgtattatatatatatatatatctattaaAGTATATGATATAACATTTGTCTTTTTTCAAAGTAGCTTTAGCCTTAATTAAATATGATGGGAAATTTATTGCTACAAAGCTGATCACCCATACGTTTCATGGATAGTGGGGAAAAGCTCTAGCCCGGCGACTTCGTAGCGACATGATTGCGAAGATATGGAAGGCACTGAGTAAAGAGTGTGAAAGAAAAATTGGTCTGGCCTTCCCATGGGCAGGAAACGCGAACCCTAGCGCAGCCGCCACCATCCCCCTTCCCTCCCCAGCTGCCACCGGGTTAAGCCCGCATGGTGCCTTGGGCCATATGGGCTTTGGGCTCGGCGGGGCCTGGTGGGCCTGGTGTGCTCCTGCCGCTACGTTCGGACAGTTACCGTTGATGGTGATGGTGTTAGTTCTCTCCCGCACGGTTCCCTCACTAATTTTTCTAACATTGGTATCAAAGCCAAAGTCTGATGCACACATATGTTTGATCATCCTGCATGCCCCATCAGATCGCATCATCTCCGACGAAATCAACATCTGTTCCGTACTTTTGTCTTCGATGTCCAAATCTGTATGGACTATTAAGTGTACTAAACTCTAATGTCACTATGGACTATTAAATAATTATAAATATGGGTTTCAATGTGAGGTCAATATGGATTGCTAACTATGATGTGCAATGTCGGTATGGACTATTAAGTAATGCTAGTATGCAATGTGGGTATGTATGTATGAACTGCAATGTTAGTACGGAATGTTGTGTTTATTCGTGTTTATAATTACAGGTTGTATATAATTGTCaagtgagtaatgataaattgggGCACTTAAAAGTGCCCCAAAAGATGTATATCTATTGGGGCATTAGGAGAAGTGCCCTAATAGGTATACACATATTGGGGCatttgagaagtgccccaataggtatacGATTAGGGGCACTTTCGAAAAGTGCCACAAATTGACTGCTATTAGCCGCACTTTGACAAGTGCCACTAGGAGAAGTGCCCCTAATTCTATGACGTGGTGTAGtgacagagagcagccactcgcaGTCGCAGGGAAACCAGCAGGAGAGATGGCGTACAAGAGGGAAGAGCAGCAGCAGCGACAAGGATGCCGGAGTCCAGCGACACCGTATATATATATTCACCATGAACCTAACCATGTCGATCGAGTTCGGACTTCACAGTCACACAGCATGTGACATAAGAACTAATGTTGCACCCACGGTTGATTTCAGGAGCTCTGGCGTGGTTATCACAGCGAAGAGGGACGATCGGGCAGCCGAGctcacgccggcgccggcgacagaGACAGAGCAGCAGCATGTATGCCATCTTCCGCCTCTCGCGCGAGTGTCCCACTCTCACCAGCCGAACTACAATACCACGAGCGCCAGCATAGGGAAGTGAGACGATCGGGCGCTGGCGACGGAGCAGCCTCACTCTCGGCCGCCGATCGCCGGATCTATATGAGACAGATAGAAGCTATGAACATTCAACTGGCGAGGCGCGGGCTGCTCAGCAACTTCTCCGGCGAGATCACGGACGGGGCgcgtccgggaggaggaggaggagtggttAAGGTCGGGCCGTGGGGAGGATCGGGCGGGCAAGGTTTCTACATGCCCGGCGCCCGTAGCCCGGGCGCGGGCGGTGGCACGCCTCGCCTCCTCAGCGTCACCCTCTAGCCTCTACCACGCCGACGCGGTGCACAACTTCTCGTTCGAGTATCTTCTGGGTGGGGTTTTGGTGGGGCGGACGATGGCGCCGTCCGGCGGCCGTTCCCATGGCTCAAAGGGACTCCGTGCGacggtacgtacgtacgtacatcTTCTTGATTTGAGAAATCAAGCCTTTCGTAGCTAACACATCTCTTTGGCGTGTGAGCAGATCAACTTCTCACCGGATGAGCATCTCACCGCCGTCGAGGGGACGTTTGGGCGTTGCAGAAGCGTTCCTGAAGTCGTCATCACCTCGTTGACGTTCCGTACAGACAAGGGAAGAACGTACGGACCGTACGGCGAGGGGACCGGCACGCCCTTCTCCATCCCGGCCGCAAATGGTTGCATCGTGGGCTTCTGGGGACGCTCTGGCTGGCTGCTCGATGCAATCGGGGTTTACATCATGCCATGCCAAGTTTAATTACAAGGCAACTTCGTAAGCAAACCGGCCGATTATGACATTTGCAATAGGTACGGGACGAAACGAAAGAACCCCGTCGTTTCAGAGTATGCTGCTGTGTTCGGTAAAATTATGTAATTTTGGAGAAATATGTTAGACATGTGGGCCTTGTACCCATCTGATTATGTACTTCATATGACCAAACTCAAAATGTGCTAGTATCATATTTAACTCGCCGGTGTTAATGATATAAACAAGAAAGTGCAATGGGAAATATTTAAATGGTCTTCTGGTCATTATTTGATGTACAATTATAGTTGGTTTTCGACCGTATAATTCTAATTGTAGTCATCTCTAGGGTTGGCAATGGATACCTATTACCCATGTACCGGGCGGGTGAAAAACCTACTGGGATATGGGATCAAGGAGTAGAAATCAGGTCAGTTTGCTTTCAGCTGAACATGTTGGCACAATCGTACTTCCGAAGGAGGATCGTGGTCTTCACTTATAGGGCTCAGATTGTCAGGTATGGATAGATACATAAAGACACATATTAACTGAAGTTTAGGCCCTGATCGAATGACAAAAAGCCCTACCCTTGCCTCGAAATTATATAGATAGAGTGGATACAAATAGAAGTCGCAACGGGGTAATCGCCGAGTTCATAACAATACCCGACGGGTTTATTATCAATCTATATATTAAAGACTGAATGCTAGTACTAACTCTTACTCATATTCTATATACTAATATTCTAGGAAAAATGCAAGAGGAACATAGACATGCTCCAGGATTAGGGTTGTTACTTCATGCATGCAAGTCGGTTGATATTGCAAAATAATCAGCTAAATGTCAAAAAATGGCCGATAAGAACAGAGAGCTTAGGGCGTGTAATGTTGAACTGATTTCCATGATGGATGCTCCACTTGGGAAAATGGAAGCAATGCAAGTCGGTTGATATTGCAAAAAAATCAGCTAAGTGCCAAGAAATGGCTGAGAAGAATATAGATCGTATGGTGTATAATGTTGAACTGATTTCCATGATGAATGCCCTCGCTAGGAAAATGAAAGTAACACAAAGGAGGTGGGGTAGTCAATGCAGCTCTGTTAACTAACCAGCTATAGCAGGGTAGACTCATGTCCCAGATACACATTCTAAACCTGAAGATAGTCTGCAATCCCCTCTTCGAAAGATAACTGATGCTCGATAGCCTATTCTGGAGGCACCATTTGCCATAATTTTATATGTACCGGCTCTTCATGTGCTGCGATGACTTGACCGAAGATGCGGCGGCTTCCAACAATGCGGCAGGGGTGGGTGATCCGAAGCGGCGGTGTCTATGTGGTGTTTTTGAGCAGCGGTGGGCGCACTAGACAACGTCTTAGCGATGGTGACACAGCGGCAGAGTTGCGGGACGATGGAGGGGTGAACAAAATTGATGGATCGCTGGCGAGTGGAGCCCACCCACCTCTCTCCAACGTAGCACGCGTGCCTGCACCCCTGATACATCCCATATGGGTGGGGTCATCGCCGAATAGAGTTTTGGAGCCTGCCAAACGTCAGCATCAACTTGGACAACCTTTTCTAGGGGGCGCCCCAAATGGCCATTCAGAGCGCATTAGTGTGTGGGGGTAGGGGTGGGGGGTGATGCTATTAGGAGACTGATGATTGATTCAATGGATTAcccataggaatttttcctataaagCCCATTTGATTTAAAGGATTGAAGCCTCCAAAAATTTTATGGATTGATTTCCTATACTAcgatcatatatgatttctaacAAGTGCAATGTGTCTATGATAACTAGTTATACCAATTTCTATAGGTATCTTTCACATAGAAATCAAGGGGACAAATCATAGCAATCCTCTATTTTTTTCTGTTCCTCCACtttttctatcctatgaatcaaacaaaccctaaaaagttATATGGTATGTGGCCTGGCTGCAGCCAACACTATCAGTTTTTTTTTAACATTGATAGAGACTAGTACAAATACCCATGTGTTGCTACGGGtcttcaaattttatttctcaatgcacatatataattcacaattactatgaaaattcaaaacaaataagAGATATCATAATatactacaacatgataatacCGAACGCAATAACAAGACAACATTGTTGTTCATCTGCATGGTTTCAAGTTCTAGGTCTCCTTATTACCCTTCAACGGTAAGTCCCACACCTGTGTTCTTATAACTGTCAACTCAACAACCTTTCTttttggatgtattattgtctcATAAAACGTGGGTGTTGCAAACACATATATAACTGGAGCTGTACTTCTTTCATACTTGATATTGAGTGGCATGTCCAAACAACACTTTGATATTCATAGTTAAATGTCTGTGTGTTGCCATGCATGGGGCATCAAATATTTTTTCATATCGTCGTTTTACTTCAATAGTCAACTCACTCCAACAACAGCACTACATACTCATGTAGTTCTCCTACTTCAACATGTCACTGGCCCTTATGCACTAATATTTTTTTCCAACTCTGGAAAATCTTAGTCGATTCTCAAATTTTCAGGGCCCATGAATTTAGAGTTGCTATGAGATAACATACAAACATGTATTGTTAGTATTTCCTTTTCCTCTTTTACAGTGACCACCTGCACCATCGCCTTAGTTTCCTGGATGTctctcctcagctcctccatcttAGCCAGAACGATGTACCATGGGTGGAGCACGAGCAAACGAAGTCCTCGAACGGCGAGACAACAATGTTGAGCACATGCGTAACGCCGACATTGCTTGAAGCACAAATGGGAGAAGTTCATGCGAAGTCAGCAGAACAACAGGAAGGCAATGTCTAAGGAGGGGCAGAACTGCAAGACGGGGCAATGCACATCTTGCTACATGTTGATATTTATTGAATATAAAAAAGGGCACTGAAGGCAAGTGATGTTTACAACATGTAGTTTCTCCCCGTGCAATTATGTCATCTAACTGACTGCCCTAATGTGTGATGAAACAACACACCCAATAAGCAGCCTGATATTAAGTGTATTTAGCATgttacatttttttttattttattaccatatTGGAAACGATTTAGCACAAGTACTAAACTACAAACGATTGCGTGTTCTAGCTAAAGTGATGCACTTTGCAGTGAATTACTTCAAAGCAGAAGAAAAAGGTTTAAGGCATTGTGTCTGAAAATATATTTAAAGAAAGTCAAATGGCATATATCTCTTGTTCTGAAGTATACCAAATTCGAATGGCATGTATCTCTTGTATATCAAATATATAATCTTAAAGCTACACCAGATCAACAGAAGAAATAATATTTGAGAAGATTTGAGATAGTAGGTCTACAACTAAACATTTGGCATACTTATTCCAAGTCGGGTCAAAAATTATCGAATCTTCCTCAGTTATCTAATTCTTAAATTGAGTGGCAACCCTAATAAgagcagaagaagaaaaaagtgtGCAATAATTTTACCCAACGCAGAGAAGTACATGTCAAATCACACTAAAAGATCCCGTGCTCTCTTCCTTTTTATTGCCATCTCGGTACATCCCTAGTACCAACTGTACAGGAAAACAAATGAACATCTCGGTACATCCCTAGTACCAACTGTACAGGAAAACAAATGAACCACGCACCAACAATCAGTCTGAGCACCTCGGAAAAAATCACCAGAATTAAACTTGTGGGTGCCTAGTGAGGAGTAAATTACAAGGAACTACCACAATTAGGGCGAAGTCGACGGGTCAGTACCATTTTTGGTAATTTTTTCACGTCAGTACCATTTCTGGGGCAGCCAGCAACAAATAGCGCAAATAGTTGACTGATAGCGTTTTAGCTGTCATGGCCCCACTGTCAGCGATGACGTGGCCAAACTGCCGTCATCAAGCCGTTTACAAGGAGCGGAACAATAATAAGCCTAGAAATAAATCGAGAAAATAAATAACCAAGGGAGGAATTTGGTGGACCGTGGAGCAAAGATAAGGGAAGAGGAAAAGGGGGAAAGAACCGTGTTCATATCTCTCCATGGCGTCCCAATCCAGGCACATGGAGAATGGCACGATTCACTGCCTCGCTGGCGCGTCCTCTGGTGCTGATGGAGCAAGAGCGGCGTGGGCAGGTGCTGAGGTGCAGCGGGCGCTGTGGCACGCATGACGCATGGCTGAggcacggcggcacggcggcGCGCATGGCTAATGCGCGAGGCCCGAGCTGATGCGGCGGCGTGAGGAGCCGATGTGCGGCACCGCACGCACGGGTTCGGACGCGTGCCACTTAGACGCCGACGTGGGAggagctgggggggggggggggggggatcggtTGGCGACAGAGGTGGCGCCCGGCGGTTGGCTGCGAGGTGGAGCCGTGGAGCGCAGGCCTGCCTCGCCGCGCAGCACCGAGCGCGGCCTCCCTTGCTGCCTCAGGCCGGGCGCCGCCTCCCCTGCCGCGTCGGGCCGAGCAGCACCAAGATGCGCGCCGCACCGGGCGCGGCCTCGCCGCGGCCCGCGCCGTGGCGACCAGGCCCTCTGGCGGCGTGGATTGCTGCAGCATCGTTCTCCTCCTCCCTGTGTgcgtcagcagcggcgggagcttTGGCAGCAAACAACGAAGGTCGTGCGGTTTGGCAGCAAACAACGAAGGTCGCGCACGACGGCTCCGTCCCTGGCATCGCGCGTCGGGGCGACCGCCTCACCTAGCTCTCGCTCGCTGCCGTGTCGCTCAATGCTGACTTCCACGCCGTCGCCAGCGCCGCCAGGCGCCACCCTGCTGCAGCTCAGCACCCTCAAGAGGTTTAGCCTTCGCAGTTCGCGGCGCGCCCGCGGCCACCGCCGGCTCTAGGTGTAGAACCAAGCTCGAGGACCTCGACCTCTACGGGAATGCCGCGTTGCGCTGCTCCGTCGCGGCGCTCGCCGCCTCTTGCACGCGGGCTTCCGGACCTCTGCGTCATGGTGTTTGCCGACGTCGGGTCAGTCTGGTGGCAGTACCTCGCCTGGGAAAAGATCTCCGGCAGGCTCCCGAACTTCGTCAATTGCTCCGGCCTACAGTGCCTGGAACAAGTTGGAAGTTGACGACTCAGAGATAGACGGCAGAAGCAGACGGCCGTTTCCCACGTAGGCACTGTGGGCCTCAATGGCTAAGTCGCTGTTTGCAAAAATTTAGTGCGATTTGTTGTTGCCTGCCTCAGAAATGGTACTGACATGAAAAAAATAGTAAAAGTGGTACTGATCCGTCGACTTCGCCCCAAATGTGGTAGATCCTTGTAATTTACTCCCTAGTGAGATAGCGTTGCATGGCCTTCTCTAGGTGATTATGTGCAAGGACTCTCCCCGCCAGTCGCCGTTGCCAGCCGCACTACATGGTTAATGTGAATTTTGGTAAAGAGTGAGGTTCGCATGACAAAAAGCATCAGGGAACACAACTTGATTAAGTTCTTTTAATGCAAATTGGAGCGTGTGCTAGGCGTAATGCTAATACCTTTTTTTCCTACCAACATTGAATGCAATATGTAAGATGCGAAAGCTGAATAATCTCTGATTTCATAGGTAGTAATATTTATCGTCTGTCAAGATTGGTATTTACGCTCTGAATTTATATATCATGTTAATCCCCACAAGCAATAGACCCTATACCCAACCTAAATTCAGATTTCTCTTATTTCTCTTCATAAAGACATTAACAATACCCAAGCACCATAGCTCAATGAAAAGCAACAGTCATATGTAATTTCTTAACGACTGGAAGAACAAGCAAAAACCTGATGGGCTGATGGTGCTGCTACGTGGATAGGGCTCGCTTGGAGTTGGGAGAGGCGGAGGGCCAGAGGCAGCTACTTGACCTCCTTGTTGCAAAGAAGAACTGAAAAAATGTCGTAAGCTATTTCCTACCAATGAACCAAGCATAAATACAATCTATTGAGACCTTCAGTATATTTTTC contains:
- the LOC124696371 gene encoding agglutinin alpha chain-like codes for the protein MNIQLARRGLLSNFSGEITDGARPGGGGGVVKVGPWGGSGGQGFYMPGAPSPSSLYHADAVHNFSFEYLLGGVLVGRTMAPSGGRSHGSKGLRATINFSPDEHLTAVEGTFGRCRSVPEVVITSLTFRTDKGRTYGPYGEGTGTPFSIPAANGCIVGFWGRSGWLLDAIGVYIMPCQV